A genome region from Cucumis sativus cultivar 9930 chromosome 4, Cucumber_9930_V3, whole genome shotgun sequence includes the following:
- the LOC101211750 gene encoding protein ANTAGONIST OF LIKE HETEROCHROMATIN PROTEIN 1 → MNDSTNGNVRKRTRADEVDEDDDLMGKNGGGKGLKGLVTSLLLLDEQDKCEQDEQDRISVEAKISMEVNHRKKTKAMVDFYSEVQDYYSEVEESDRMKRKKSRLAANSVAVAAVSDGLQKIESEKSNKRGGDGGGGSGGGGGHHRRLWVKDRSKAWWDECNSPDYPDEEFKKQFRMGRATFDMICEELNSAIAKEDTTLRTAIPVQQRVAVCLWRLATGDPLRVVSKKFGLGISTCHKLVLEVCTAIRTVLMPKHLQWPEEETLRRIKEEYESISGIPNVVGSMYTTHIPIIAPKISVAAYFNKRHTERNQKTSYSITVQGVVDPRGVFTDVCIGWPGSMPDDQVLEKSALFQRANGGLLKGVWIVGGSSYPLMDWVLVPYTQQHLTWTQHAFNEKIGEIQKVAKDAFARLKGRWRCLQKRTEVKLQDLPVVLGACCVLHNICELGNQEMDTELLTELQDDEMAPEMALRSVPSMKARDAIAHNLLHHGLAGTSFL, encoded by the coding sequence ATGAATGATTCCACCAACGGAAACGTGAGGAAGAGGACTAGAGCTGATGAAGTCGATGAAGACGACGATTTGATGGGAAAAAATGGCGGAGGAAAGGGTTTGAAAGGATTGGTTACGTCTCTGTTGTTGTTGGATGAACAGGACAAGTGTGAACAGGATGAACAAGACAGAATTTCCGTGGAGGCGAAGATTTCGATGGAGGTGAATCACAGGAAGAAGACCAAAGCTATGGTTGATTTCTATTCCGAAGTTCAAGATTACTATTCTGAAGTTGAAGAATCCGACCGAATGAAACGGAAGAAATCGCGATTGGCAGCTAACTCTGTTGCGGTTGCGGCCGTTTCCGATGGATTACAGAAAATCGAAAgcgaaaaatcaaacaaacgcGGCGGCGATGGCGGTGGAGGAagcggtggtggtggtggcCATCACCGGAGACTCTGGGTAAAAGATAGGTCAAAAGCTTGGTGGGATGAATGTAACAGTCCCGATTATCCCGATGAAGAATTCAAGAAGCAATTCAGAATGGGTAGAGCAACTTTCGATATGATTTGTGAAGAACTTAATTCCGCCATAGCTAAAGAAGACACAACCCTCCGAACCGCCATTCCCGTCCAGCAAAGAGTCGCGGTTTGCCTATGGAGATTAGCCACCGGCGATCCACTTCGAGTTGTATCGAAGAAATTCGGATTAGGTATTTCAACTTGCCACAAACTTGTTCTCGAGGTTTGCACAGCCATTAGAACAGTACTAATGCCGAAGCATCTTCAATGGCCGGAAGAAGAAACACTCAGAAGAATCAAAGAAGAATACGAATCAATTTCCGGAATCCCTAACGTCGTTGGTTCAATGTACACCACACACATTCCGATCATCGCTCCCAAAATCAGCGTCGCAGCTTATTTCAACAAACGCCATACagaaagaaatcaaaaaaCATCATACTCAATTACAGTTCAAGGAGTGGTGGATCCAAGAGGAGTTTTCACGGACGTTTGCATCGGTTGGCCGGGATCAATGCCAGACGATCAAGTTCTTGAGAAATCTGCTCTGTTTCAAAGAGCAAATGGGGGATTACTGAAAGGAGTTTGGATTGTTGGAGGATCAAGTTATCCATTAATGGATTGGGTTTTAGTTCCTTATACACAGCAACATTTAACATGGACACAACATGCATTTAACGAGAAGATTGGAGAGATTCAGAAGGTGGCTAAAGATGCATTTGCACGGCTGAAGGGACGGTGGCGCTGCCTACAGAAACGGACAGAGGTGAAGCTTCAAGATTTGCCGGTGGTGCTCGGAGCTTGTTGTGTTCTTCATAATATTTGTGAATTAGGGAATCAAGAAATGGATACAGAGCTTTTAACAGAGCTTCAAGATGATGAAATGGCACCTGAAATGGCTTTAAGGTCAGTACCTTCCATGAAAGCAAGAGATGCCATTGCTCATAATCTGCTCCACCATGGCCTTGCTGggacttcttttctttaa
- the LOC101211505 gene encoding peptidyl-prolyl cis-trans isomerase CYP57 isoform X2, which yields MSTVYVLEPPTRGKVVLNTTCGPLDIELWPKEAPKAVRNFVQLCLEGYYDNTIFHRIIKDFIVQGGDPTGSGTGGESIYGGVFPDEFHSRLRFKHRGLVACANAGSPHSNGSQFFITLSRCDDLDKKHTIFGKVTGDSIYNLTNLGELETEKDDRPVDPPKIKSIEVLWNPFDDIVPRAPAKLVVTSTLDSENKDTKKKAVKKLNLLSFGEEAEEDEKELAAVKKKIKSSHDVLDDPRLLKSEIPSSELDSKRTREMQLSVRETLASKKPESRRDSEAENSNLPQYSDSDDDETNFDARMRQQILRKRTELGDAPSHQKSKNGTSNSKKHEGSTRRPDTEKTKREEPKVEKLSLKKKGIGSEARAERMANADSDLQLLGDAERGRQLQKLKKRRLQGREDEVLAKLENFKKGFSGKPEPSNAESGGANDDLSDWKSVRLKFTAEPGKDRMSRSDDPNDYVVHDPLLEKGKEKFNKMQAKQKRREREWAGKSLT from the exons ATGTCGACAGTTTACGTATTAGAGCCGCCGACGAGGGGGAAGGTCGTGCTGAATACCACATGCGGACCGCTCGATATCGAGCTCTGGCCTAAGGAGGCTCCTAAAGCCGTCAGAAATTTCGTTCAGCTCTGTCTTGAAGGCTACTACGACAATACCATCTTTCACCGGATTATCAAGGACTTCATTGTTCAGGGCGGCGATCCTACCGGTAGTGGCACGG GTGGTGAAAGTATATATGGGGGTGTTTTCCCGGATGAGTTTCACTCACGGCTTAGATTCAAGCACAGGGGCTTAGTAGCATGTGCAAATGCTGGGTCGCCTCATTCTAATGGAAGTCAGTTCTTTATAACCTTGAGTCGATGTGATGACCTCGACAAGAAACATACAATTTTTGGAAAG GTCACTGGAGATTCTATATATAACCTGACAAATTTGGGTGAGTTAGAAACTGAGAAGGATGATCGTCCTGTGGATCCACCCAAGATAAAATCAATTGAG gtATTATGGAATCCATTTGACGATATCGTTCCAAGAGCACCTGCTAAGCTTGTGGTCACATCCACCCTTGATTCTGAAAACAAGGACACTAAGAAGAAAGCTGTGAA aaaattaaatttactatcGTTTGGAGAAGAAGCTGAAGAGGACGAGAAAGAACTGGCAgctgtgaagaaaaaaattaagagcaGTCATGATGTGTTGGACGATCCACGTTTGCTAAAGTCAGAGATTCCAAGCAGTGAAttg gACAGTAAAAGAACGAGGGAGATGCAGCTATCTGTTAGAGAGACTTTAGCATCAAAGAAACCAGAGTCTCGTAGAGATTCAGAAGCTGAAAATTCTAATCTCCCTCAATACAGTGATAGTGATGATGATGAAACTAACTTTGATGCCCGAATGCGTCAACAgatattgagaaaaagaacAGAGTTGGGAGATGCACCATCTCACCAAAAGTCTAAAAATG GGACCTCTAACTCAAAGAAACATGAAGGATCTACTCGGAG GCCCGATACTGAGAAAACTAAACGTGAGGAACCAAAGGTTGAGAAGCtatctttaaagaagaaaggaattgGATCTGAAGCGAGAGCAGAGCGAATGGCCAATGCTGATTCAGACTTGCAGTTATTGGGTGATGCTGAAAGAGGAAGACAGCtgcaaaaattgaagaagagaagactTCAAGGACGTGAAGATGAG GTTTTGGCAAAACTTGAGAATTTTAAGAAAGGCTTTTCTGGAAAACCAGAACCTTCAAACGCTGAATCTGGGGGTGCCAATGATGATTTATCAGACTGGAAATCTGTTAGGCTAAAGTTCACAGCAGAGCCGGGCAAG GACCGCATGTCACGTAGTGATGATCCAAATGACTACGTTGTACATGACCCTCTTCTcgagaaagggaaagagaaattCAACAAAATGCAAGCCAAACAAAAACGACGTGAACGGGAATGGGCTGGCAAATCTCTTACTTGA
- the LOC101211505 gene encoding peptidyl-prolyl cis-trans isomerase CYP57 isoform X1: MSTVYVLEPPTRGKVVLNTTCGPLDIELWPKEAPKAVRNFVQLCLEGYYDNTIFHRIIKDFIVQGGDPTGSGTGGESIYGGVFPDEFHSRLRFKHRGLVACANAGSPHSNGSQFFITLSRCDDLDKKHTIFGKVTGDSIYNLTNLGELETEKDDRPVDPPKIKSIEVLWNPFDDIVPRAPAKLVVTSTLDSENKDTKKKAVKKLNLLSFGEEAEEDEKELAAVKKKIKSSHDVLDDPRLLKSEIPSSELDSKRTREMQLSVRETLASKKPESRRDSEAENSNLPQYSDSDDDETNFDARMRQQILRKRTELGDAPSHQKSKNGTSNSKKHEGSTRSRPDTEKTKREEPKVEKLSLKKKGIGSEARAERMANADSDLQLLGDAERGRQLQKLKKRRLQGREDEVLAKLENFKKGFSGKPEPSNAESGGANDDLSDWKSVRLKFTAEPGKDRMSRSDDPNDYVVHDPLLEKGKEKFNKMQAKQKRREREWAGKSLT, encoded by the exons ATGTCGACAGTTTACGTATTAGAGCCGCCGACGAGGGGGAAGGTCGTGCTGAATACCACATGCGGACCGCTCGATATCGAGCTCTGGCCTAAGGAGGCTCCTAAAGCCGTCAGAAATTTCGTTCAGCTCTGTCTTGAAGGCTACTACGACAATACCATCTTTCACCGGATTATCAAGGACTTCATTGTTCAGGGCGGCGATCCTACCGGTAGTGGCACGG GTGGTGAAAGTATATATGGGGGTGTTTTCCCGGATGAGTTTCACTCACGGCTTAGATTCAAGCACAGGGGCTTAGTAGCATGTGCAAATGCTGGGTCGCCTCATTCTAATGGAAGTCAGTTCTTTATAACCTTGAGTCGATGTGATGACCTCGACAAGAAACATACAATTTTTGGAAAG GTCACTGGAGATTCTATATATAACCTGACAAATTTGGGTGAGTTAGAAACTGAGAAGGATGATCGTCCTGTGGATCCACCCAAGATAAAATCAATTGAG gtATTATGGAATCCATTTGACGATATCGTTCCAAGAGCACCTGCTAAGCTTGTGGTCACATCCACCCTTGATTCTGAAAACAAGGACACTAAGAAGAAAGCTGTGAA aaaattaaatttactatcGTTTGGAGAAGAAGCTGAAGAGGACGAGAAAGAACTGGCAgctgtgaagaaaaaaattaagagcaGTCATGATGTGTTGGACGATCCACGTTTGCTAAAGTCAGAGATTCCAAGCAGTGAAttg gACAGTAAAAGAACGAGGGAGATGCAGCTATCTGTTAGAGAGACTTTAGCATCAAAGAAACCAGAGTCTCGTAGAGATTCAGAAGCTGAAAATTCTAATCTCCCTCAATACAGTGATAGTGATGATGATGAAACTAACTTTGATGCCCGAATGCGTCAACAgatattgagaaaaagaacAGAGTTGGGAGATGCACCATCTCACCAAAAGTCTAAAAATG GGACCTCTAACTCAAAGAAACATGAAGGATCTACTCGGAG CAGGCCCGATACTGAGAAAACTAAACGTGAGGAACCAAAGGTTGAGAAGCtatctttaaagaagaaaggaattgGATCTGAAGCGAGAGCAGAGCGAATGGCCAATGCTGATTCAGACTTGCAGTTATTGGGTGATGCTGAAAGAGGAAGACAGCtgcaaaaattgaagaagagaagactTCAAGGACGTGAAGATGAG GTTTTGGCAAAACTTGAGAATTTTAAGAAAGGCTTTTCTGGAAAACCAGAACCTTCAAACGCTGAATCTGGGGGTGCCAATGATGATTTATCAGACTGGAAATCTGTTAGGCTAAAGTTCACAGCAGAGCCGGGCAAG GACCGCATGTCACGTAGTGATGATCCAAATGACTACGTTGTACATGACCCTCTTCTcgagaaagggaaagagaaattCAACAAAATGCAAGCCAAACAAAAACGACGTGAACGGGAATGGGCTGGCAAATCTCTTACTTGA